In the genome of Leeuwenhoekiella sp. MAR_2009_132, one region contains:
- a CDS encoding toprim domain-containing protein — MKKEKLSCENARKIPIEKALEFLGHLPTRNSEKEAWFLSPLRSETQASFKVSKKLNCWYDHGLGIGGNIIDLICELSKVSVSQALEILAQLKTVNYDLSKQQRSNLKESGIEIKDVKFIQHPALLQYLTKRKISLTIANTFCREVHYTIGNKYCFSIGLKNNSEGWELRNKYFKSSSSPKDLTWIKNESQNLMVLEGMFDLLSLITIYPNLKREADFLILNSIAFADKALPILDNYKTIELYLDRDEAGRKTTAFFLNSTPKCIDKSEFYSAEKDLNVWLMKRK, encoded by the coding sequence ATGAAAAAAGAAAAACTATCGTGTGAAAATGCCCGAAAAATTCCCATCGAAAAGGCGCTGGAATTTTTAGGACACCTTCCCACTCGCAATTCGGAAAAGGAAGCTTGGTTTCTAAGTCCCCTGCGGTCAGAAACCCAAGCATCCTTTAAAGTTTCCAAAAAACTAAACTGCTGGTACGATCACGGATTGGGGATTGGCGGGAACATCATAGATCTCATTTGTGAGCTTTCAAAAGTATCGGTGAGTCAGGCTCTAGAAATTTTAGCTCAACTTAAAACAGTGAATTACGATCTTTCAAAACAGCAACGTTCTAATTTAAAGGAATCTGGAATTGAAATCAAAGATGTAAAATTCATTCAACATCCAGCTTTATTACAGTATTTGACTAAACGAAAAATCAGCCTGACTATAGCTAATACCTTTTGCAGGGAGGTTCATTATACTATTGGTAATAAATATTGTTTTTCCATTGGACTCAAAAACAATTCTGAAGGATGGGAACTTAGAAACAAATATTTCAAATCTTCAAGCTCACCAAAAGATCTGACTTGGATCAAAAATGAATCCCAGAATTTGATGGTTCTGGAAGGAATGTTTGATCTATTATCACTGATAACAATCTATCCAAATTTAAAACGAGAAGCTGACTTTTTGATTTTAAACTCCATTGCTTTTGCAGACAAAGCACTTCCCATTTTAGATAATTATAAAACGATAGAGCTCTATTTGGATCGGGATGAGGCCGGAAGAAAAACCACAGCTTTCTTCTTGAATTCAACGCCAAAATGCATTGATAAATCTGAGTTCTATTCTGCTGAAAAAGACCTGAATGTCTGGCTGATGAAAAGGAAATAA
- the mbpA gene encoding mobilization protein MbpA: MKRALIKFRCSVYEKKLLQVKAKAAGKSLSAFCRNSLMEQQIIERMNEDYIKTYKMLVKYHNNFKRIGNMYKKGNPKLSEEVVLVAEEIKKHLKSIIP, encoded by the coding sequence ATGAAACGAGCACTTATCAAATTCAGATGCAGCGTATATGAGAAAAAACTGCTGCAGGTAAAAGCAAAAGCTGCAGGTAAAAGCCTTAGTGCTTTTTGCCGAAATAGCCTAATGGAACAACAGATCATAGAGCGGATGAATGAAGATTATATCAAGACCTATAAAATGCTGGTGAAGTATCACAACAACTTTAAACGTATTGGAAATATGTATAAAAAAGGGAATCCAAAGCTCAGTGAGGAAGTAGTTCTGGTGGCTGAAGAAATCAAGAAACATCTTAAAAGCATCATCCCATGA
- a CDS encoding relaxase/mobilization nuclease domain-containing protein: MIGKGSSISSTLGALRYGNNPDKEAELVYSHLIIGDTAEEITREFEAVQHLNQNCERNTLSFILSPTVKDGANMNNEDLGKLTKTFIQHMKLQDRQAVGYVHRDKEHTHVHLYVNRIDLNGKAYKDSFIGKQSQLAAERTARELGIQTVKDVQYEKNLALGSIRSELQKAHEQTIGKEGAKDLQTYINRMQEKQITVIPVINKSKELQGFRFEYNGQSLKGSEVHRSMSASNLLKSIVRQKNVLIGGKSIPIAPSLVKAIAKRVIKLVINKGIGI; encoded by the coding sequence ATGATAGGCAAAGGAAGTTCCATATCTAGTACACTCGGAGCCTTGAGATACGGTAATAATCCAGATAAAGAAGCGGAGCTGGTATACAGTCACCTAATCATTGGAGATACTGCAGAAGAAATCACCAGAGAGTTTGAAGCGGTACAACACCTGAATCAAAACTGTGAGCGCAATACCTTGAGTTTTATTCTAAGCCCAACAGTTAAAGACGGAGCAAATATGAATAATGAGGATTTAGGCAAACTCACTAAAACCTTTATTCAACACATGAAATTACAAGACCGACAGGCAGTGGGGTATGTGCATCGCGATAAAGAGCATACCCACGTGCATCTATATGTTAATCGTATTGATCTAAATGGAAAAGCGTATAAGGATAGTTTTATTGGCAAACAAAGTCAATTGGCAGCAGAGCGAACTGCAAGGGAACTGGGAATTCAAACGGTAAAAGATGTTCAGTATGAAAAGAATCTAGCGCTCGGGAGCATCCGAAGTGAACTACAGAAGGCACACGAGCAAACTATTGGCAAGGAAGGAGCTAAAGATTTACAAACATACATCAACCGAATGCAGGAAAAACAGATTACAGTAATCCCGGTCATTAATAAATCAAAAGAACTTCAGGGTTTTCGATTTGAATATAACGGGCAAAGTTTGAAAGGAAGCGAAGTGCACCGATCGATGTCAGCAAGCAATTTATTGAAATCAATAGTTCGTCAAAAAAATGTTCTAATTGGTGGAAAAAGTATTCCTATAGCACCAAGTCTGGTTAAAGCAATTGCTAAAAGAGTAATCAAACTAGTAATCAATAAAGGAATTGGAATATGA
- a CDS encoding DUF6730 family protein, producing the protein MTKLEILSELLVEELHSFKEEVNRLEKIEKSLKDTSIKADSTQIEKLIADHFRKLEVDQTAQQENREEILKIIKHSRTIPNWLIVLVLILILFLSLAFAIAYLLLH; encoded by the coding sequence ATGACTAAATTAGAAATCCTATCAGAACTGCTCGTGGAAGAGCTACACAGCTTTAAGGAAGAAGTCAACCGTCTAGAAAAGATTGAAAAAAGCCTAAAGGATACGTCAATAAAAGCAGATAGCACCCAGATAGAAAAGCTGATTGCGGATCATTTTAGAAAACTGGAAGTTGATCAAACTGCTCAACAGGAAAACCGAGAAGAAATATTGAAAATTATTAAGCATTCCCGGACGATTCCCAATTGGCTTATTGTACTAGTTCTAATTCTAATTCTTTTTCTTTCACTAGCATTTGCTATAGCTTACCTCTTGCTGCACTGA
- a CDS encoding HipA N-terminal domain-containing protein gives MRMSRAFFKIEKAELIEQRSNRSFEFIYLENWLNTKDKIAISLMLPKSKQVYQSLYLFPFFNNVLPKGINKHGICKKMYNDKMIILGCCPTMH, from the coding sequence ATGAGAATGTCAAGAGCTTTCTTTAAAATAGAAAAAGCTGAATTAATTGAACAAAGATCCAATCGAAGTTTTGAATTTATCTATTTAGAAAACTGGCTCAATACTAAAGATAAAATTGCAATCAGTTTAATGCTGCCAAAATCGAAGCAGGTCTATCAATCTCTCTATTTATTCCCCTTCTTTAACAATGTGTTGCCTAAAGGTATTAATAAACACGGGATCTGTAAAAAAATGTATAATGATAAGATGATTATTTTGGGTTGTTGCCCAACAATGCATTAG
- a CDS encoding outer membrane beta-barrel protein, whose product MNRLKGVLFVLGLGSLPLQGQQNNEVLVNINGPVSILEYEGVDNSAALDDGIGFGLEYGYYLSPKWSLRTGFALQTYRGNAKLDRINAAYVTQDSEAEVFEFRYQFTNYRETQKARYIQIPILGQYETSGNNRFFVLAGVKLGIVVDSQYKSRATGLTTSGYYEQYDVLLEAPRFAGFGDFGSYSWEADELDLKTNVMLSLETGLKLPISTGSLVYLSVYVDYGLTNVFEDTKSNRLLEYKAEPEVNFTGNSVLTTQVGNVDEIKTLSLGFKLKYGFSF is encoded by the coding sequence ATGAATAGATTAAAAGGAGTACTCTTTGTTTTAGGACTGGGATCCCTTCCGCTGCAGGGGCAGCAAAACAATGAGGTGCTGGTAAACATAAACGGGCCTGTTTCCATATTGGAATATGAAGGGGTAGATAACAGCGCAGCGCTGGATGATGGGATTGGTTTTGGCTTGGAATACGGGTATTACCTTTCACCGAAATGGAGTTTAAGGACTGGCTTTGCATTGCAAACCTATCGAGGTAATGCAAAGCTTGATAGAATCAACGCGGCTTATGTAACTCAGGATTCAGAAGCGGAAGTTTTTGAGTTCCGCTACCAGTTTACTAATTATCGGGAAACCCAGAAGGCGAGATACATTCAAATCCCGATTTTGGGGCAATACGAGACTTCCGGTAACAATCGGTTTTTTGTTTTGGCAGGGGTAAAGTTAGGTATTGTTGTTGACAGCCAATACAAATCAAGAGCTACAGGTCTGACTACTTCGGGTTATTATGAGCAATACGATGTTTTGCTAGAGGCGCCACGTTTTGCTGGGTTTGGAGACTTTGGCAGCTACAGTTGGGAAGCAGACGAGCTTGATCTTAAAACCAATGTGATGCTGAGTTTAGAAACCGGGCTGAAATTACCGATCAGCACGGGGAGTCTGGTGTATTTAAGCGTGTATGTAGATTACGGACTCACCAATGTATTTGAAGATACCAAATCAAACCGCTTGCTGGAGTACAAAGCGGAGCCTGAAGTAAATTTTACAGGCAATAGTGTGCTGACCACTCAGGTCGGAAATGTAGACGAGATTAAAACTCTTTCCCTTGGGTTTAAACTCAAATACGGTTTTTCCTTCTAA